In bacterium, the following proteins share a genomic window:
- a CDS encoding rod shape-determining protein — protein MIALHQIVDIFNLDIGIDLGTANSLVFVKGEGIVLREPSVVAVEHNHNKVVAVGIEAKRMLGRTPGNISAVRPMKDGVIADFDITQEMLNYFIRRVIEGRGYRYITRPRVVVSVPSGITEVERRAVRESAMLAGARTVYLIEEPMAAAIGAGLPVDEPVGSMVIDIGGGTTEVAVISLGGIVIAKSVRCAGDSMDDAIIQHVKRKYNLMIGPRTAEDIKINIGSADLLDEELLMTIKGRDMMGGLPRTIEVHSEEIREALWDPISQIVNAVRVTLERTPPELAGDIVERGICMAGGSSQLRGLPEMISQESGVPVYLCKNPETAIVEGTGKTLESMEVLAKVDKAGR, from the coding sequence ATGATCGCCCTGCACCAAATCGTCGACATCTTCAATCTCGACATCGGAATCGACCTCGGAACGGCCAACTCTCTCGTCTTTGTTAAAGGTGAGGGAATTGTCCTGCGCGAGCCCTCCGTTGTCGCCGTCGAACACAACCACAACAAGGTTGTCGCCGTCGGTATCGAGGCCAAGCGTATGCTCGGCCGTACGCCCGGCAACATCAGCGCCGTGCGCCCCATGAAGGACGGCGTGATCGCCGACTTCGATATTACCCAGGAAATGCTGAACTACTTCATCCGCCGGGTCATCGAAGGCCGGGGATATCGCTACATCACGCGTCCGCGCGTAGTGGTCAGCGTCCCCAGCGGCATCACCGAAGTTGAACGGCGAGCCGTGCGCGAAAGCGCGATGCTCGCCGGCGCCCGCACCGTGTACTTAATCGAGGAACCGATGGCGGCGGCGATCGGTGCCGGCCTGCCCGTCGATGAGCCCGTCGGCTCGATGGTCATCGACATCGGCGGCGGCACCACCGAGGTCGCCGTCATCAGCCTCGGCGGCATCGTGATCGCCAAGTCCGTTCGATGTGCCGGCGACAGTATGGACGACGCCATCATCCAGCACGTGAAGCGCAAGTACAACCTGATGATCGGCCCGCGTACCGCGGAAGACATCAAGATCAACATCGGCTCGGCGGACCTGCTGGACGAAGAACTGCTGATGACGATCAAGGGCCGCGATATGATGGGAGGCCTGCCGCGCACCATCGAAGTCCACAGCGAAGAAATCCGCGAAGCCCTCTGGGATCCGATCAGCCAGATCGTGAACGCGGTTCGCGTGACGCTCGAGCGGACGCCGCCGGAGCTCGCCGGCGACATCGTCGAGCGCGGCATCTGCATGGCCGGCGGTTCGAGCCAGTTGCGCGGCTTGCCCGAAATGATCAGTCAGGAATCAGGCGTGCCGGTCTATCTGTGCAAGAATCCCGAGACGGCTATCGTCGAAGGCACCGGCAAGACGCTGGAGAGCATGGAAGTGCTTGCAAAGGTCGACAAAGCCGGGCGCTGA
- the prfB gene encoding peptide chain release factor 2, with product MRRLPSCVKSRTPASKTGGFFDFEGKKQQIESLEIETQHPEFWNEAERAQKLMRQLNDLKAGIEPWETLESEATENLEMAELLKEEGQEDSEDAEALSALTDDLVARYEKLEIQTLLTSDEDKLPCFVDIHSGAGGTESQDWAQMLMRMYVRWAERNDYKIEVLDIQEGQEAGISSAQLRIEGFMAYGYLKAESGVHRLVRISPFDSNARRHTSFASVFVTPEIDETIEVDIGIKDKDWRIDTFRASGKGGQKVNKTSSAVRIVHFPTNTIVSCQNERSFHQNRDVAFKVLRSRLYAIELEKRRAALDAQEAEKSDVNFGSQIRSYILQPYQLVRDERFELKVSDPQAVLDGDIDQFIEGYLKHQLRERTGIGS from the coding sequence CTGAGACGATTACCAAGTTGCGTGAAATCAAGGACTCCTGCGTCCAAAACAGGAGGTTTCTTTGACTTCGAGGGAAAGAAGCAGCAGATCGAATCCCTCGAGATAGAAACCCAACACCCGGAGTTCTGGAACGAAGCCGAGCGCGCGCAGAAGCTGATGCGCCAGTTGAACGATCTGAAGGCCGGCATCGAGCCTTGGGAGACGCTGGAGAGCGAGGCCACCGAGAATCTCGAAATGGCCGAGCTTCTGAAGGAAGAAGGCCAGGAGGATTCGGAAGACGCCGAGGCGTTGTCCGCCCTGACCGACGATCTCGTCGCCCGCTACGAGAAGCTGGAGATCCAGACGCTGCTGACGTCCGACGAGGACAAGCTGCCGTGCTTCGTGGATATTCACTCCGGCGCCGGCGGCACCGAGTCCCAGGATTGGGCGCAGATGCTGATGCGCATGTACGTGCGCTGGGCAGAGCGGAATGACTATAAGATCGAAGTCCTGGACATCCAGGAGGGCCAGGAAGCCGGCATCAGCAGCGCGCAGCTGCGGATCGAAGGCTTCATGGCTTACGGGTACTTAAAGGCCGAAAGCGGCGTGCATCGCCTGGTGCGCATCTCGCCGTTCGATTCCAACGCTCGACGCCATACGAGTTTCGCGTCCGTCTTCGTGACGCCGGAAATCGACGAAACGATCGAGGTCGACATCGGCATCAAGGATAAGGACTGGCGGATCGACACGTTCCGCGCGTCCGGTAAGGGCGGTCAGAAGGTCAACAAGACCAGCTCGGCCGTTCGCATCGTGCACTTCCCCACGAACACGATCGTCTCCTGCCAGAACGAACGATCCTTCCACCAGAACCGCGACGTGGCGTTCAAAGTGCTGCGGTCGCGCTTGTACGCGATCGAGTTGGAGAAGCGTCGCGCGGCGTTGGATGCGCAGGAAGCCGAGAAGAGCGACGTGAACTTCGGTTCGCAGATTCGCAGCTACATCCTGCAGCCCTATCAGTTGGTTCGCGACGAGCGGTTTGAACTGAAAGTCAGTGATCCGCAGGCTGTTCTCGACGGCGACATCGACCAGTTCATCGAAGGCTACCTGAAGCATCAGTTGCGCGAACGCACGGGAATCGGTTCCTGA
- a CDS encoding TPM domain-containing protein, with the protein MRRFSCRKAFWVLALAFLIPMALAAAQIPPVPTDDSFVNDYANLLTRQDIGVLGNIQRQAYEEHDVPIVVVTINSMAQYGSSGESIEDFARDWFDSWGIGSKAPGGNKGILLLVSLGDRKARIELGADWGSRWDYAANQVMQTDIIPRFKTGDYSGGIVAGVAKLGAFAAQDPETLPQQDFFDRLESTQLGQDVQTFSFFPFFIILLMAGLGVFLMILAIFFPEYRSKLLIAGGVLLAMAFCSWIIVGILAVFVRSRGGGGFGSSGGFGGGFSGGGGATGSW; encoded by the coding sequence ATGCGACGATTTTCTTGCAGGAAAGCCTTCTGGGTGCTGGCCCTGGCTTTCCTGATCCCAATGGCCCTGGCCGCGGCGCAGATTCCGCCCGTCCCGACCGACGACTCGTTTGTGAATGATTACGCCAATCTCCTGACACGTCAGGACATCGGCGTCCTCGGAAACATCCAGCGTCAGGCCTACGAGGAGCACGATGTCCCGATTGTTGTCGTGACAATCAACTCGATGGCCCAGTACGGCAGCAGCGGTGAGAGCATCGAGGATTTCGCCCGCGACTGGTTCGATTCGTGGGGAATCGGCTCGAAAGCGCCGGGGGGAAACAAGGGAATCCTGTTGTTGGTGTCGCTGGGCGATCGAAAGGCGCGGATCGAACTCGGGGCCGATTGGGGTTCGCGGTGGGACTATGCGGCGAACCAGGTCATGCAGACCGACATCATTCCGAGATTCAAGACCGGCGACTACTCCGGCGGGATCGTCGCGGGGGTTGCCAAGCTGGGCGCCTTTGCCGCGCAGGATCCCGAGACGTTGCCGCAGCAGGATTTCTTCGATCGCCTTGAGAGCACACAACTCGGCCAGGATGTTCAGACATTCAGCTTCTTCCCGTTCTTCATCATTCTCCTGATGGCGGGACTTGGGGTTTTCCTGATGATCCTCGCGATCTTCTTCCCGGAGTACCGCTCGAAGCTGCTCATCGCCGGTGGAGTGCTGCTGGCGATGGCGTTCTGTTCCTGGATCATCGTCGGCATACTGGCCGTCTTCGTGCGCAGCCGAGGTGGCGGCGGCTTCGGCAGCAGTGGCGGTTTCGGCGGAGGCTTCTCCGGCGGCGGCGGAGCCACCGGCTCCTGGTAA
- the dinB gene encoding DNA polymerase IV yields the protein MSEPTPLIFHVDMDSFYVSVERLKDPSLIGKPVIVGGTPGGRGVVASASYEARAFGVHSAMPCSQAIKLCPKAIFVRGHYHEYGDYSRRIREVMEEFTPIVRMASQDEAYLDMTGTERLWGAPMKSAHRIRQRILEETQLPCSLGLGSTRTIAKIASALCKPRGILWVPAGSEREFLSPLPIAKMPGIGPKSEKRLNETGLKYLGDVIRLGRDEMERLFGAHGAEFHDRACGIGGSFLGEPEDVKSVSHEVTFERDTADREFLAGVLSELTEKVASRLRKAGARAATVSIKYRYTGFETHTAAITIPSPTADERVLLETAVKLLEDNADPSRPLRLIGIAGCNLIWGESQMDFFSDSEETERRTRLLEAIDSLREKHGFSAIRRAKSRDESRGQWG from the coding sequence GTGAGCGAACCCACACCACTCATCTTTCACGTCGATATGGACTCGTTCTACGTTTCCGTAGAACGCCTGAAGGATCCGTCCCTGATCGGCAAGCCGGTGATCGTCGGCGGCACGCCGGGCGGGCGGGGGGTCGTGGCGTCGGCGAGTTATGAGGCACGCGCGTTCGGCGTGCATTCGGCCATGCCTTGCAGCCAGGCCATCAAGCTCTGTCCGAAGGCGATCTTCGTGCGCGGGCACTACCACGAGTACGGCGACTACTCGCGCCGGATTCGCGAGGTGATGGAGGAGTTCACCCCGATCGTTCGAATGGCGAGCCAGGACGAGGCGTACCTGGACATGACCGGGACGGAGCGCCTGTGGGGCGCGCCGATGAAGTCCGCGCATCGCATCCGCCAGCGCATCCTGGAAGAGACGCAGTTGCCCTGCTCGCTTGGGCTCGGATCGACCCGCACGATTGCGAAGATCGCGTCGGCGCTCTGCAAGCCTCGAGGCATCCTGTGGGTGCCGGCGGGTAGTGAGCGCGAGTTCCTTTCACCGCTTCCAATTGCGAAGATGCCCGGCATTGGGCCGAAGAGCGAGAAGCGCCTGAACGAGACGGGGCTGAAGTACCTCGGCGATGTGATTCGGCTGGGTCGTGATGAGATGGAGCGCCTGTTCGGTGCACATGGCGCCGAGTTCCACGATCGCGCTTGCGGCATCGGCGGTTCGTTTCTTGGCGAACCGGAGGACGTGAAGTCTGTCAGTCACGAAGTGACATTCGAGCGCGACACGGCGGACCGAGAATTTCTGGCGGGAGTGCTGAGCGAACTGACCGAAAAGGTTGCATCGCGGCTGCGAAAGGCCGGCGCCCGGGCCGCGACGGTCTCGATCAAGTACCGCTACACTGGCTTTGAAACACACACGGCGGCGATCACGATTCCGTCGCCAACCGCGGATGAGCGCGTGTTGCTTGAAACGGCCGTGAAGCTCCTCGAAGACAACGCCGATCCATCACGTCCGTTGCGGCTGATCGGCATCGCCGGATGCAACCTGATCTGGGGCGAATCGCAGATGGATTTCTTCTCCGATTCGGAAGAGACTGAGCGCCGCACACGCTTGCTGGAAGCGATCGATTCGTTGCGCGAGAAGCATGGTTTCTCGGCTATTCGGCGCGCAAAATCACGCGATGAAAGCCGCGGTCAGTGGGGGTGA
- a CDS encoding SDR family NAD(P)-dependent oxidoreductase has protein sequence MGKFKRVLVTGGAGFIGSHMVDLLLEKGYNVRVFDSLEPQVHGGRETPPDYLSRDIEFVRGDVRDRDAVVRALDGIDAVIHDAAQVGVGQSQYQIARYTDDNVTGTAVVLDAIVNDCKHVERFLVASSMSIYGEGQYRRPSDGALVAPQLRPDEQLETHDFEMRDATGEALEPVPTSETKPLHCTSIYALGKKAQEEWTLLTGHTHGLSTVACRFFNVYGPRQSLSNPYTGAAAIFSSRIKNGNAPLIYEDGAQVRDFVHVRDIVEAKLFLLENEKAINKPYNVCTGKGTSILELARLLAKLLGRPELEPNVIKKFRCGDIRHCFGDPLKISRLGWKSRIALEDGLRNLVEWTAQQEADDRVDQAHAELVKRGLVKE, from the coding sequence ATGGGCAAGTTCAAGCGCGTTCTCGTGACAGGTGGAGCAGGATTCATCGGTTCCCACATGGTGGATCTATTGTTGGAGAAGGGGTATAACGTTCGAGTCTTCGACAGCCTCGAACCCCAGGTTCATGGCGGGCGCGAGACGCCCCCGGACTACCTGAGTCGCGACATCGAATTCGTTCGTGGCGACGTGCGAGATCGCGACGCGGTTGTGCGCGCTCTCGATGGCATCGATGCCGTCATTCACGACGCAGCCCAGGTCGGCGTCGGCCAGTCGCAATATCAGATTGCGCGCTACACGGACGACAACGTGACCGGCACGGCGGTTGTGCTGGATGCGATTGTCAACGACTGCAAACACGTCGAACGTTTTCTCGTTGCAAGCTCGATGAGCATCTACGGCGAAGGTCAATACCGCCGGCCAAGTGATGGCGCGTTGGTCGCTCCGCAACTCCGGCCCGATGAGCAACTTGAGACGCACGATTTCGAAATGCGAGACGCCACCGGCGAAGCGCTCGAGCCCGTTCCGACGTCGGAAACGAAACCGCTGCATTGCACATCGATCTATGCGCTCGGCAAGAAGGCGCAGGAGGAATGGACGCTCCTCACCGGCCACACACACGGCCTTTCCACCGTAGCGTGTCGGTTCTTCAACGTCTACGGCCCGCGCCAATCGCTCTCCAATCCGTACACCGGCGCCGCGGCGATTTTCAGCAGCCGCATCAAGAACGGCAACGCGCCACTGATCTACGAAGACGGCGCGCAGGTGCGCGACTTCGTTCACGTGCGCGACATTGTCGAAGCAAAACTCTTCCTGCTCGAGAACGAGAAAGCGATCAACAAGCCCTACAACGTTTGCACAGGCAAGGGCACCTCGATCCTGGAGCTTGCGCGTCTCCTTGCGAAACTCCTCGGCCGTCCCGAACTCGAACCAAACGTCATCAAGAAATTCCGCTGCGGCGACATCCGGCACTGCTTCGGCGATCCTCTGAAGATTTCGCGCCTCGGTTGGAAGAGCCGCATTGCCCTTGAGGACGGCCTCCGCAACCTCGTCGAATGGACCGCCCAACAAGAAGCCGACGACCGCGTCGACCAGGCCCACGCGGAGTTGGTGAAGCGCGGATTGGTGAAGGAGTAA
- a CDS encoding threonine synthase, whose translation MSSVLPNATSHRWPGLIERYREYLPVTDKTPVVTLHEGNTPLIHCPAVSERVGKGVNVFVKYEGLNPTGSFKDRGMTMAVSKAKEEGSKAVACASTGNTSASAAAYAARAGMTCAVLIPSGKNVALGKLAQAMIAGAKVIRIDGNFDEALEFVREVCDNHPITLVNSLNPYRIEGQKTGSFEICEQLGGKAPELHCIPVGNAGNITAYWKGYTEFHAAGKIPATPTMWGFQAEGAAPIVRGHKVDKPETLATAIRIGNPASWKQAEAARDESGGLIDMVTDAEITAASKFLATREGVFCEPASAASVAGLMKKAEAGLVEPLVKEYGELNVVCILTGHGLKDPDFAIGNTGGLIDIPASMDAVLEVLGLD comes from the coding sequence ATGTCTTCTGTGCTTCCCAATGCAACGTCTCACCGCTGGCCGGGATTGATCGAACGTTACCGCGAGTACCTGCCGGTGACGGACAAGACACCGGTCGTGACGCTGCACGAAGGCAACACGCCGTTGATTCACTGCCCCGCGGTCTCCGAACGCGTTGGCAAGGGTGTGAACGTCTTCGTGAAGTACGAAGGCCTGAACCCGACCGGATCGTTCAAGGACCGCGGCATGACCATGGCCGTGTCGAAGGCCAAGGAGGAAGGCTCGAAGGCAGTGGCTTGCGCATCGACCGGCAACACGTCTGCATCGGCGGCGGCCTACGCAGCTCGCGCCGGGATGACCTGCGCGGTTCTGATTCCGTCCGGCAAGAACGTTGCCCTCGGCAAACTCGCCCAGGCCATGATTGCCGGCGCCAAAGTGATCCGCATCGACGGCAACTTCGACGAGGCCCTCGAGTTCGTTCGCGAGGTTTGCGACAACCACCCCATTACGTTGGTGAATTCGCTGAACCCGTACCGAATCGAAGGGCAGAAGACCGGCTCGTTCGAGATCTGCGAACAGCTTGGCGGCAAGGCCCCGGAGCTCCACTGTATCCCCGTCGGCAACGCCGGAAACATCACCGCCTATTGGAAGGGCTACACCGAGTTTCACGCGGCCGGCAAGATCCCCGCGACCCCGACGATGTGGGGCTTCCAGGCAGAGGGCGCCGCACCCATCGTCCGCGGCCACAAGGTCGACAAGCCCGAGACCCTCGCGACCGCGATCCGGATTGGCAATCCCGCCTCCTGGAAACAGGCGGAAGCGGCACGCGATGAATCCGGCGGCCTGATCGACATGGTGACCGACGCAGAAATCACCGCCGCTTCGAAGTTCCTTGCGACGCGCGAAGGCGTCTTCTGCGAGCCGGCCTCGGCGGCTTCCGTCGCGGGGCTGATGAAGAAAGCCGAAGCGGGCCTCGTGGAACCGCTGGTGAAGGAATACGGCGAATTGAACGTCGTCTGTATCCTGACCGGGCACGGCCTGAAGGACCCCGACTTCGCGATCGGCAACACCGGGGGACTGATCGACATTCCGGCCAGCATGGATGCCGTGCTGGAGGTCCTTGGGCTGGACTGA
- the hcp gene encoding hydroxylamine reductase, with protein MFCNQCEQAANGIGCSVVGVCGKDPDMESLQQLLLYGLKGMAAYKHHARRLGQDDPEVNEFIERALFATMTNVNFDIDSLFALCMECGEKNIRVMQMLNDGHVEVLGKPSPTVVKRGLKKAPGILITGHDLADMLHLLEATKDTGIMVYTHGEMLPGHMYPRLREYPHLAGHYGGAWQKQKREFEEFGGPIVVTTNCVLQPRESYADRIFLTNATGVSGGQYIQDDDFSVVIAKAKEIGDLAEVEDGEIELGYHWTVLLDNAQAVVDAFKSGALRHVYLIGGCDGAELGRNYFSEFAQKTPDDSLILTLGCGKYRIMDHDYGRFGPFPRLLDMGQCNDAYGAVQVALALAEAFECGVNDLPLSLVISWFEQKAVAVLLSLLHLGVKGIRIGPKPPAFITPNIMAVLQEKFDLKLTGEATADLAATLATSA; from the coding sequence ATGTTCTGCAATCAGTGCGAGCAAGCCGCTAATGGCATAGGCTGCAGCGTTGTGGGCGTTTGCGGGAAAGACCCGGACATGGAGTCCCTTCAACAACTTCTTCTCTACGGCCTGAAGGGCATGGCCGCATACAAGCACCACGCCCGGCGCCTCGGCCAGGACGACCCCGAGGTCAACGAGTTCATCGAGCGCGCTCTGTTTGCGACGATGACCAACGTGAACTTCGACATCGACAGTCTCTTCGCCCTTTGCATGGAGTGCGGTGAAAAGAACATCCGCGTCATGCAGATGCTGAACGACGGACACGTTGAAGTGCTCGGCAAGCCATCTCCGACTGTCGTGAAGCGCGGCCTGAAGAAGGCCCCCGGTATCCTGATCACCGGACACGATCTGGCCGATATGCTCCACCTGCTGGAAGCAACCAAAGACACGGGCATCATGGTCTACACGCACGGCGAGATGCTGCCCGGCCACATGTATCCGAGGCTCCGTGAGTATCCCCACCTGGCCGGCCACTACGGCGGCGCCTGGCAGAAGCAGAAGCGTGAGTTCGAGGAGTTCGGTGGGCCGATCGTCGTCACGACCAACTGCGTGCTGCAACCGCGCGAGAGCTACGCCGACCGGATCTTCCTGACGAATGCCACGGGCGTTTCCGGCGGCCAGTACATCCAGGACGACGACTTCAGCGTCGTGATCGCGAAGGCGAAGGAAATCGGCGATCTGGCCGAGGTCGAAGATGGAGAAATCGAGCTGGGCTATCACTGGACCGTGCTGCTGGACAACGCGCAGGCTGTGGTCGACGCGTTCAAGTCCGGCGCCCTGCGTCACGTTTACCTGATCGGCGGATGCGACGGCGCCGAACTGGGCCGCAACTACTTCAGCGAATTCGCCCAGAAGACGCCGGATGACTCGCTGATCTTGACGCTCGGCTGCGGAAAGTACCGCATCATGGACCACGATTACGGTCGGTTTGGTCCCTTCCCACGCCTGCTCGACATGGGCCAGTGCAACGATGCCTACGGTGCCGTGCAGGTCGCTCTTGCGCTGGCCGAGGCATTCGAGTGCGGCGTCAACGATCTGCCGCTGTCGCTGGTGATTTCCTGGTTCGAGCAGAAGGCCGTGGCCGTGCTGCTGTCGCTGCTGCACCTGGGCGTGAAGGGCATCCGCATCGGGCCCAAGCCGCCTGCCTTCATCACCCCGAACATCATGGCGGTCCTGCAGGAGAAGTTCGATCTGAAGCTGACCGGCGAAGCGACCGCCGACCTGGCGGCGACCCTGGCAACCAGCGCCTGA
- a CDS encoding nitroreductase family protein, protein MSVLQSIDTATCKRCGTCLEVCPSGILEFDAEGAVSANADREGLCIACGQCMAVCPTESIVIEGLDSDRDFFELPSRQTAFEDLHDLLATRRSVRVFRDKPVPREMLEKIIEAVALAPMGFPPHKMEISAVQDPDTMREILPQFIEAYRGLVNGMRNPLMRMFLRVTAGLETYNVLANHIVPMMRQALPEMENGEADYILRGAPTMLVLHADAASECHTEDAGIALTYALLAAHSLGLGATAIGLVPPVVQRNKSLRQTLQIPPQNEVLAALVVGYPKYKYRRGIRRELKNVTWIGKES, encoded by the coding sequence ATGTCCGTTTTGCAGTCAATCGACACGGCTACGTGCAAACGGTGCGGCACGTGCCTGGAAGTCTGCCCCAGTGGGATCCTGGAATTCGACGCGGAGGGGGCCGTTTCGGCGAATGCAGATCGCGAAGGCCTTTGCATCGCCTGCGGCCAGTGCATGGCCGTCTGCCCGACCGAGTCGATTGTGATCGAGGGCTTGGATTCCGATCGCGATTTCTTTGAACTCCCGAGCCGCCAGACTGCATTCGAAGACCTGCACGATCTGCTTGCGACGCGTCGCTCCGTTCGCGTTTTCCGCGACAAACCGGTTCCGCGCGAGATGCTGGAGAAGATCATCGAGGCGGTGGCGCTGGCGCCGATGGGATTTCCTCCGCACAAGATGGAGATTTCCGCCGTTCAAGATCCCGATACTATGCGCGAAATCCTCCCGCAGTTCATCGAAGCCTACCGTGGGCTGGTGAACGGAATGCGGAATCCGCTGATGCGGATGTTCCTGCGCGTGACGGCGGGATTGGAAACGTACAATGTGCTCGCGAATCACATTGTTCCGATGATGCGACAGGCTTTGCCTGAAATGGAAAATGGCGAGGCCGACTACATTCTGCGCGGCGCACCGACGATGCTCGTGTTGCACGCGGATGCAGCGTCGGAGTGCCACACGGAAGACGCGGGGATTGCGCTGACGTACGCGCTGCTGGCTGCGCACTCGCTGGGTCTGGGCGCAACGGCAATCGGGCTCGTTCCGCCGGTTGTGCAACGAAACAAATCGCTTCGGCAAACCCTGCAGATCCCGCCGCAGAATGAAGTGCTGGCCGCGCTTGTCGTCGGTTATCCGAAGTACAAATACCGCCGCGGCATCCGACGGGAACTCAAGAACGTCACATGGATTGGGAAGGAATCCTGA